The following are encoded together in the Periplaneta americana isolate PAMFEO1 chromosome 5, P.americana_PAMFEO1_priV1, whole genome shotgun sequence genome:
- the LOC138699471 gene encoding E3 ubiquitin-protein ligase TRAIP-like has protein sequence MHISCSICSDLFVPTSDVFVTQCGHLFHYVCLIQWIERSQSCPECRSKTTDKSVHRLYFNVATCEPEEDASLLRNKIDSLTFQIRLKDQDIKNVSEENKKLNTQNSGLRDEIKSQEKDIRTLKSTLSAQREQIKHLQTQTKAIEDAQDEARRLRKEFNDLKSVQIIVQGTVADVENMLEKYGDSYDSVKSLATYVSVLKREMQVSSEKKRDMRERLRTCQRDLSIANLERDKLTEELNVKTKQNKQYEDDMKHMEQEMRGLQKKVRDLEKAISSPSGKNPRDSALRRLILESPLPEAAKRPKLTDPNAADTPTKVMDDQIYDLMSPDSKASEHTTEPRKNTYPSKEHPRILSTRPQASNLRHPSDKNYSIFKRPGLTVSRFSGSANPEAAYDGLGGHSKADEFPVPSLKFKSVPLKKTKSSTLLWKTKRVTNATVKLDKFIDIM, from the exons atgCATATAAGTTGTTCCATTTGCAGTGATTTATTCGTTCCCACATCTGACGTTTTTGTAACtcaatgtggacatttgttccATTATGTGTGTTTGATCCAGTGGATTGAAAG ATCACAGTCCTGTCCGGAGTGTAGAAGCAAAACAACTGATAAATCAGTTCACcgattatattttaatgtagcgACTTGTGAACCTGAAGAAGATGCTAGTCTGTTACGCAATAAGATAGATAGTCTGACATTTCAGATTCGTCTCAAAgatcaagatattaaaaatgtttccgaagaaaataagaaattaaatacacaaaatagTGGACTGAG AGATGAAATAAAATCACAGGAGAAAGATATTCGTACTTTAAAATCAACATTGTCAGCGCAGAGAGAGCAAATCAAACATCTGCAAACTCAGACCAAAGCTATAGAAGATGCTCAAGATGAAGCAAGGAGATTACGCAAAGAATTTAATGATTTGAAAAG tgttCAAATAATTGTCCAAGGAACAGTGGCCGATGTTGAAAATATGCTGGAAAAATATGGAGATTCGTATGATTCCGTAAAATCTTTAGCAACATATGTATCAGTTTTGAAAAG agaAATGCAAGTATCATCAGAGAAAAAACGGGACATGAGAGAGAGATTAAGAACCTGCCAGCGAGATTTAAGTATTGCAAATTTAGAAAGAGACAAATTAACTGAAGAACTAAATGTGAAGACGAAGCAGAATAAACAGTACGAAGACGATATGAAACATATGGAACAAGAGATGAGAGGCCTACAGAAAAAAGTGCGTGATTTAGAGAAAGCCATCTCATCTCCAAGTGGAAAAAATCCTCGAGATAGTGCCCTTCGGAGACTTATCTTGGAGAGCCCCTTACCTGAAGCAGCCAAGAGACCAAAACTGACGGATCCTAATGCAGCAGACACACCAACAAAAGTG ATGGATGATCAGATTTACGACCTCATGTCCCCAGACTCCAAAGCATCAGAGCATACAACAGAACCAAGGAAAAATACCTACCCCAGTAAGGAACACCCTAGGATACTCTCGACAAGACCTCAAGCTTCTAACCTCCGGCACCCTTCCGATAAGAACTACAGCATATTTAAGAGGCCAGGTCTTACAGTATCACGTTTTTCAGGATCTGCAAATCCTGAAGCAGCATATGATGGTTTGGGAGGCCATTCTAAAGCTGACGAGTTTCCAGTACCAAGTCTAAAATTTAAATCAGTGCCACTCAAGAAGACGAAATCTTCAACACTACTTTGGAAGACAAAGAGAGTTACGAACGCAACTGTAAAACTAGATAAATTTATTGACATTATGTGA